Within Ipomoea triloba cultivar NCNSP0323 chromosome 9, ASM357664v1, the genomic segment AAGTTAATGGTATTCACCTACAAAATATCTTAATCCATTTGTCTGAATCAATTTGAAGATTGGGAAACATAACCATGCgatttcttatttttatgtCTCTATATATGACTACAGTCCATATTATCACATATATTTCTGATTGAAGCTAAAAGGCCCCATACAGCTGGGTGGAACATGGTTTTGCCTTCTCTGATGATTTCCTCAAGAAACTAAAGCACTTTAAATAGGTTGCTTCCAAGTGAATTTGATCATCAAACACTACAACTTTGTCCACCCAATATCCAAGGTTTCTACATATCTTACTCTCTTCCATTCTCTATTTCCTAAGTTAGTACCATGATCAGTTCCAAGAAACTCATCAAGTTGGCTAAAAGATGGCAGAAATTTGCTGCCATCCGAAGAAAAAGGATTTCATTTTCAAGACAAAATGATGATGCGGATAGCTGCAGTACTTCTGCAGTTACCAAGGGTCATTTTGCTATCTACACAGCTGATCAAAAGCGGTTTGTTGTCCCTCTGTCGTATCTCGAGAATGATATTATCAGGCAACTCTTAAACATGTCGGAAGAAGAATTTGGGATTCCAAGTGATGGGCCTATTACACTACCATGTGATGCAGCCTTCTTGGACTACATCATCTCGCTTCTTAGCCGAGGATTATCCAAAGAACTCGAGAATGCATTGCTCATATCAGTTACTTCATATCGGTGTTCATTAGGTTCATTGCACCAAGAAGGGTTGAGAAATCAAGAATTGCTAGTTTGTTGATATTTTGTGAATAATTTTGTAGACAAGGAACTAGCTGTAGCTCAATACATAATGTGAAATGTACGGAAACCCAATACTTGATATCTAATACATTCAGTAATCTTCTATGAAAATCAAATTATGTTCATAGCTTCAAATTCTTCTTGAACTACCATTTAATCTATGTACTTAACATTTTTGCTGTtagaagtttttattttttatgtaatgATATATTCATAAGTGATAAAAACCATTCAAAAAGCACACACCCAATTGTTCTACATCACTCATGGACCATTATTCCATCCATATTCTTCACAAAAATTGAAAACCCCCAAGAAATATGAAACCATAGTCTTTGAATTATACCAAGGATGGAGAAATTAAGAGCAGGTAGTTTTCTGACTTACTACCGTTTGAACCGGTTAAAGAAATATTAGAAATTCGACTAAATGCATTGATATAGATAGTCTTCAATACGACAGCAAGTCTTCAGAACCACTGCAAGGTTATTACAGAATTTTGATACATAACAATTCTAGAACTACCGAGTATCTTGTGGTTTAATGGCATTACTATTGCTTTCTAGAgtttggcataattgttgaacagatactatgaATAGATTAGagtatgctaaaaaaaaaaaaattcaagaactctttaAGTCTATCCATCACTAGGCCTACTTCATCTCACCTTGTCTTAgtgtcaacatttttttttttttttggatattctTTCTGCATGTAATTGTGTAAAATCTTTATTGAGTAGATGAAGAAATCAGCTTAGTTAATACGCCAATATCAACTGATAGTTCAGCATAATCTCATCCACAATGTGCACCAAAAGCAGTATTAAATCTCTGCATATTTTCCCAATCTGATCACAAGACACAACAGAAGTTGGAGAAGCAAAAACTGTACAAGAAAACTTGTGTGCAaaattttttttccaccaaACTGTTTGTAGTTTCTCAAGATTTACAAATCCCAATCTGATATGAGAcaactaaaaaatgaaaaaaaaaaatgtaactgTACATAGAAACTCTTTTGTGCAAAATTTGTATCCACTAAACTGAGCTGCTTGTAGACTCTCAAGATCTACTAGAACTAGAGATGATGTCAAGGAAGGTATCCTCTGGGCAAGGTATTGTGAGCCCACCCATTTGATGATCAAATCCAAATTCTTCCTCAGCTTGACTTAGCAAGTCTTGGAATGAAGGGTCCTTCAAGTATGATACTGGAATAACAAAGCGCTTCTTTTCACTTTCGCCCACATAAACTGCAAAGTGCCCCTTAGGAACCTCAAATTCTCTGTTTGTTCTTGAAGAAGACCTTCTGAGGCCCTGCTTAGCATGGAGAATGCGTATCATACTAATTGCCATTCTGAAATGCTTCTTTTTAAAGCAGAGGCAGCGTAAATCAAAGATGCTATAGAAACAATTTTAGAATGCAGAAAAGGTATTTGTGCAAGGAATGTTTGAGTATGGTGAATACTAACTCAAATGTGTTTATATAGATCCATTGGGAGGTGGATTGAGTGGCTAAGAGAAATTTGGATGGGTGGGCAGCCACCTAACAAGATAAGAGACATAACCACATGTTTTTGTCTTCCAAAATCATCAAGAATTTCAATTAACAAGTTAAAAGAAAGAATATCAGTCTATGAACATCATTCCCCACAGGCTTCAATGATATTGAGTAGATGGGGATAGCTTATCTACTTCCGTCTTTCCAAGAAACTCTGTCACATAAGAGATGAGGAGAGCAAGCAGCAATTCTTGAATCAAATAAAGAGATATGATTTGGAAACAAAACCATGTGAGTCCTCATTTTTTATGTCTCCATATTTCATATATTTCTGGTTGAAGCTAAAAGGCCCCATACAACTAGGCAACATAACCATGTGGTTCTTCAGTGTCAATCATGTGGTTTTGCCTCCTCAAGAGAGCTTAAAGACTGTCTTAGCCT encodes:
- the LOC116030356 gene encoding auxin-responsive protein SAUR68-like, which gives rise to MISSKKLIKLAKRWQKFAAIRRKRISFSRQNDDADSCSTSAVTKGHFAIYTADQKRFVVPLSYLENDIIRQLLNMSEEEFGIPSDGPITLPCDAAFLDYIISLLSRGLSKELENALLISVTSYRCSLGSLHQEGLRNQELLVC